In Solidesulfovibrio fructosivorans JJ], a genomic segment contains:
- the dxs gene encoding 1-deoxy-D-xylulose-5-phosphate synthase — protein sequence MTVLSDTALHILPRIQTPHDVAGLTPEEKAVLAEEIRQVIIGTVSMNGGHLAPSLGVVELTLALLSVFDPGRDRLVWDVGHQAYAYKLLTGRQENFHTLRTLHGISGFPRPAESPYDHFGVGHSSTSISAALGMAMARDRKGEDHDVVAIIGDGSMTAGLAYEGLNQAGGWGGRLIVVLNDNEMSISKNVGALSLFLSRKLNQRWVKRFKKDMENWISSFPFGGDVMGYVKRGEESFKSFFTPGMLFEAFRFNYLGPIDGHDTARLTEVFKEVREIEGPVLVHVLTKKGRGYAPAEKNPTYFHGVGCFEPETGLVEKPGVCPPSYTQVFGRALTALAKDDARVMAITAAMPEGTGLSDFSAAMPERFVDVGICEQHAVTFAAGLAKEGFKPVVAVYSTFLQRSYDQIVHDVCLQNLPVTFCLDRAGLVGEDGATHHGAFDLSYLRHIPHLTVMAPGSEAELPGMLATALAQSGPVAIRYPRGAGEGLPLPEKPEPLPIGKGEMARPGKDGLVVAIGSRVMPAVVAANELAAETGREVAVFNARFVKPLPREQLLALAKEFPLWLTAEENVLQGGFGSAVLEMLADAGALTGLTVRRLGLPDDFVEHGAQKALRAICGIDKDGIKAALRALLGL from the coding sequence ATGACCGTACTTTCGGACACGGCGCTTCACATCCTTCCCCGGATTCAAACTCCCCATGACGTGGCCGGGTTGACGCCGGAGGAAAAGGCTGTCCTGGCCGAGGAGATCCGGCAGGTCATCATCGGCACGGTCTCCATGAACGGCGGCCATCTGGCCCCGTCGCTCGGCGTGGTGGAGCTGACCCTGGCCCTTCTCTCCGTGTTCGATCCCGGCCGGGACAGGCTGGTGTGGGACGTGGGCCATCAGGCCTATGCCTACAAGCTTTTGACCGGCCGCCAGGAGAACTTCCATACCCTGCGCACTCTGCACGGCATAAGCGGTTTTCCGCGCCCGGCCGAAAGCCCCTACGACCATTTCGGCGTGGGCCATTCGAGCACCTCCATCTCCGCCGCCCTCGGCATGGCCATGGCCCGGGACCGCAAGGGCGAGGACCACGACGTGGTGGCGATCATCGGCGACGGCTCCATGACCGCCGGACTCGCCTACGAGGGGCTCAACCAGGCCGGCGGCTGGGGCGGCCGGCTCATCGTCGTCTTAAACGACAACGAGATGTCGATCTCGAAAAACGTCGGCGCGCTTTCGCTTTTCTTAAGCCGCAAGCTCAACCAGCGCTGGGTCAAGCGGTTTAAAAAGGACATGGAGAACTGGATCAGTTCCTTCCCCTTCGGCGGCGACGTCATGGGCTACGTCAAGCGCGGCGAGGAGTCGTTCAAAAGCTTTTTCACGCCCGGCATGCTGTTCGAGGCTTTCCGCTTCAACTACCTCGGTCCCATCGACGGCCACGACACGGCGCGTCTGACCGAGGTGTTCAAGGAAGTGCGCGAGATCGAGGGCCCGGTGCTGGTCCACGTGCTGACCAAAAAGGGGCGCGGCTACGCCCCGGCTGAGAAAAACCCCACCTATTTTCATGGGGTGGGCTGTTTCGAGCCCGAGACCGGGCTGGTGGAAAAGCCGGGCGTGTGCCCGCCGAGCTACACCCAGGTCTTCGGCCGGGCCCTGACCGCCCTGGCCAAGGACGATGCGCGCGTCATGGCCATCACCGCCGCCATGCCCGAGGGCACGGGGCTTTCCGATTTCTCCGCCGCCATGCCCGAGCGCTTCGTGGACGTCGGCATCTGCGAGCAGCACGCCGTGACCTTTGCCGCCGGTCTGGCCAAGGAGGGCTTCAAGCCCGTGGTCGCCGTCTATTCCACCTTTTTGCAGCGTTCCTATGATCAGATCGTGCACGACGTGTGCCTGCAAAACCTGCCCGTGACCTTCTGCCTCGACCGGGCCGGGCTGGTGGGCGAGGACGGGGCCACCCACCATGGGGCCTTTGACCTGTCCTACCTGCGCCACATCCCCCACCTGACGGTGATGGCCCCGGGCAGCGAGGCGGAACTGCCGGGGATGCTGGCAACGGCCCTGGCCCAGTCCGGCCCCGTGGCCATACGCTATCCCCGCGGGGCCGGCGAAGGCCTGCCTCTGCCGGAAAAGCCCGAGCCTCTGCCCATCGGCAAGGGGGAGATGGCGCGGCCCGGCAAGGACGGGCTGGTCGTCGCCATCGGCAGCCGGGTCATGCCGGCCGTGGTCGCGGCCAACGAACTGGCCGCCGAGACCGGGCGCGAGGTGGCGGTTTTCAACGCGCGCTTTGTCAAGCCGTTGCCGCGTGAGCAGTTGCTGGCGCTGGCCAAGGAATTCCCCTTGTGGCTGACGGCCGAGGAAAACGTGCTGCAGGGCGGCTTCGGTTCGGCCGTGCTGGAGATGCTCGCCGACGCCGGGGCGCTTACCGGGCTGACCGTGCGGCGGCTGGGGCTGCCCGACGACTTTGTGGAGCACGGCGCGCAAAAGGCCTTGCGGGCGATTTGCGGTATCGACAAGGATGGCATCAAGGCCGCTTTGCGCGCGTTGCTCGGCCTGTAG